The Littorina saxatilis isolate snail1 linkage group LG13, US_GU_Lsax_2.0, whole genome shotgun sequence genome contains a region encoding:
- the LOC138945807 gene encoding annexin A4-like: protein MMAESLQPTVRPAMPFSPEGGAEGLRKAMKGLGTDEAAIIQILATHTNSQRREIEKQYKTMYGRDLRTDLKSELSGRFEDVVLGLLDPPRLYDAKELNKAIKGAGTDESTLIEILCSRTNAEIKEIRELYKSHFKKDLEKDIVSDTSGDFRRLLVSQVNGNRDERAAVDPTIAMQEAHELHKAGVKKLGTDEETFNRILCLRNYGQLRATFDAYRQISGKDIEDSIKSEMSGNLEVGFLAIVRVARNTPAYFAERLYKSMKGAGTNDKTLIRIVVSRSEVDLGFIKQEFQRLYGKTLASFIKGDTSGDYKKILLALSGE, encoded by the exons ccGACGGTGCGACCCGCCATGCCGTTCAGTCCTGAGGGCGGTGCTGAGGGTCTGCGTAAAGCCATGAAGGGACTGG ggacGGACGAGGCAGCCATCATACAGATACTGGCGACACACACCAACTCTCAGCGCCGTGAGATAGAGAAGCAGTACAAGACGATGTATGGCCGG gACCTAAGAACAGACCTCAAGTCAGAGCTGTCAGGACGGTTTGAGGACGTGGTGCTGGGGCTGCTCGACCCGCCCCGTCTCTATGACGCCAAGGAACTCAACAAGGCCATCAAG GGCGCTGGGACGGACGAATCGACGCTGATCGAGATCCTGTGCTCACGCACCAACGCTGAGATCAAGGAGATCCGGGAACTCTACAAGTCAC ACTTCAAGAAAGACCTGGAGAAGGACATCGTCAGCGACACATCCGGGGACTTCCGACGGCTGCTGGTGTCACAGGTCAACGGGAACCGTGACGAGCGAGCCGCCGTGGACCCAACCATCGCCATGCAGGAGGCGCACGAGCTGCACAAG GCGGGGGTAAAGAAGCTGGGTACGGACGAGGAGACGTTTAACCGCATCCTGTGTCTACGTAACTACGGCCAGCTGCGCGCCACCTTTGACGCTTACCGCCAGATCTCAGGCAAGGACATCGAGGACTCCATCAAGAGCGAGATGAGTGGCAACCTGGAGGTTGGATTCCTGGCTATTG TGCGCGTGGCGCGCAACACCCCGGCCTACTTCGCGGAGCGGCTGTACAAGAGTATGAAGGGTGCGGGAACCAACGACAAGACGCTCATCCGTATCGTCGTCAGCAGGAGTGAG GTGGACCTTGGCTTCATCAAGCAAGAGTTTCAGCGGCTGTATGGCAAGACCCTGGCCTCCTTCATCAAGGGAGACACTAGCGGCGACTACAAGAAGATTCTGCTCGCGCTCTCTGGAGAGTAG